CTCAACCTTCTGAGTGAAGCACTCATGACACCAGAGGAAGAACATTTGAGAACCATCGCCTCTGTGAGCTTCAtcatgatgtcattatttagGTTGATTGAGTTTGTTTGTATGGGTTAAAATACGTAGAATACGTTTTCCATCAGGAAACTGAAGGTCTTACACCGCGCCGTGATGAGAACATACCTTGTAGATGGTGATGGGTATGTCAATGGCGATGTATATCAGGTCTCCCAGTGCGAGGCTGGCTATGAGGGCGTTGGGTCCGTTCCTCATGCTTTTATTTCGGCAGATGATCCTGAGCAGTGTGGCATTTCCGATCATTCCCACGGCAAAGATCACGCAGCTCATCACCGTGTTGATGTACTTGAAGGCAGTTTTTATGGACATCTCCTGAGTGCAGCTAGGGGGCGATGGCGTGTGCGTATGACCTTTCGTTGACGAGTTGGAGGAAGACGACTGGGGATTTCTGtcgtgtttcatgtgtttgagCTTGCTCAAGTGCTTGGACTTTCCCAGGCGAGAATCCAGGGAGGAATCCGGCTTGTTCATCGTCTCTTGCACCAGGTTTGGATCTTCATGGTCTGAGGTCTGGATGTGATGCTCGAGTTCAGGGTGCAAAGGTGCAAAGGTGCCATGGAAATCAGGCATGTCTGACAGAGATGACTCAGATGAGaagttaccatggcaaccagcTGGATGAATTAAATTTAAACACCAGACAAGCAGCAGCGACGTGGTAACCATCCAATGTTTGGATGCAGACCTGGAACCCAACATGAGTCTCATTCTAGCAACCTAAAACAATCCCTGAACCCACCACAGGTCTAGATCAAACTGAGAAGTCTCCTTTAGAAAAGGCTCTAGAAACCTTTCCTGAATCTCCAGATATGACCCCAAAAAGAATCCAGAGTGTAGGTTAAGTCCAAAAACAATCCCCGAACCTAATGTAGGTGCAGAACAAACTGTGAATTATGCCTCAGAAGCGATTCCTTAAAACCTTTTCTGAATCCCTGGCTTTGACCTTCTGATAAAAAAACTACCTTGAGTCTACAATGAGTCCTGGACCTGTTCTTGAACTCTTTCTAGGTCTAGAGCAAACTGAGGTGCCTGCTTTAGAACCAATTTGCGAAGCTTTCTGAATCTTATGCAACCATTCCCGGAAAAACAACCTGGAGTCAACTGAGAATCCTGGAATAGTTCCTGAACCCACCACAGGTCTAGATTACAATGAGAAATCTGTTTAAGAAGGGATTCAAGTGACCTTTCCTGAATCTCCAGCTCTGTCCCCAAAAATGAAGTCCTAAAACTTTCCCTGGACCCACTGTAGGTCCAGAATAGACCAAATTTGCCTCAGAACTGATCCTTTAAAACCTTTTCTGAGTCTCTGGGTTTGATTTTAGTCTTCTGTTAGTCCTGAAACCTTTGTAGGTCTAGAGCAAACTGGGGTGCCTGCTTTAGAACTGATTTGCGAAACTTTCTGAATCCTGTGCAATGATTCTGAATAAGAACCTGGAGTCTGGTGAGAGTCTGAAAACTGTAGTCCACTTCAGATATGATCCTAGAACCCTCTGAGATTCTTTAACCCTGTTTGGAACCTGTTCTGAGTCCAGAACCCTTTCTAGTTCTAGAGACTCCAGAAGTTCTCAAGGTTGTCAGAGCAGAGAAGTTGTTTGGGGTTTTCAGgcaattctgaggaaaaaaataaaaaccatatatatatatattacatttatttatgtacacctgagtttttaatgaatcatttcatttttattttacaacaaaGAAGAGTTTGAGCGTCTTGAAATGtcataataaacacaaaacattttatagtttgtgtgtctttttgtcctttttgatATTTATAATCATTTTTTGCAAATCTGTTATCTATTGTTTACAGTAGCAAAACCTTTCATTATAGCTCGTTTACGTGGTGTTctatgttattatttgtttaaaatgaattaatttacAGTTTCTGGTGATAAAATCCtcagttaaaggttaaaggttattattatatacagtatatatacacatatatatatataaaattattttgatttaaaaaaagaaactcacctgtttgtgtttttctgtcatgtCAAATAAAATTATGTCCAAGCTTTTAATTTCAGGGACAAAGACGAGTGAATGTCCTGCAGCGTCCAGGTCACTTttaacgctctctctctctctctctctctctctgatggcTGCACATGCTCGCACGCCCCCTCTACTTCACCGCCTCCCTCCCtttgctccgcctcctcctcccgctGACGTCCCCATGTCTCCTCAGCTGTCTCCTCAcacctcgtctcctctcctccctcctgatAACAATGACGCTcatgagagaggagaagaaacaaacttcttcttcttcttcttcttcttcttaattcATGTAGAGTGGAACATGTCGTAAACACTGGGACATGAAATGTCTCTGAACTTTTACTGTCTCACACATAAAAACTCGCCACTTAAGAGATCGTTGATTAAAAGTCAAAACCGCGCCGTGGAAGTCGAAGCCGTTAAATTTATCGCCGCGCTCCGACGACAAATTCGACTTTACTGGAGCGTTTGAAGACAAGTGAGGACAGACGGTGTTTATGACGCTTGTtccatttcactgtgtttccaaCGAGGAAGTCAATCAGATGAAAGTGTTCCACGTCTTTAAATGTTGGTGCCACTGGAGTTTAATCAAATGTGCTTTGATGTTCCTTAAAACATGGAAAAGCGACACTTGATGAAGCTGAATTGATGGTTGTTTACAGTAGAATTTGCACATAAATCATTGTTTTAGCGGAACATTTTTGGTTAACGTGAGCTgttcttcttttcatttttcaaagtgAGATTAGTTTTCTGGTGCAAAAATAGCTTTTTCAAGGTGTGACGTAGATGTTCACGATAACGTTTTGAAAAAAACTACATCTGAGTTTTGTTTGTAGCCACGTACACGGGCATCCCAAAACATAAGCTATGGTTTGCTAAACTTAACCAATGTGCGAGAGGCTAATTGTCACCACTAGTTTGACATTAGCTAAAGTTAACCAGATGCTGGTTAGCTGGTCATATCAGTCACTTATAAAATGCTAGTCATCAATATGTTATGATATTAGAACTAGCCAAAATTAGCCACTTAAAGATGCTAGTCATGTGCTTAGCTTGTGATTGTAGGTAATATTAGCTTATGTTAACCTCCACAGGTGCTGCTCTATGCTAATAGTAAATATTTTGTGCTGCCTTTAAGAAATATTTACGACCTTGAAATTTGACTGAATATTTGCCGTCTTTAAAAACAGATACGCACACAACTACAAGATGCTAGTCATGTTATTAGCTGAGTACAACATTAGTTGCGCAACTGAATTAAAATGAGCTAATGTACAAGTTACTCTTCATGCTGTTATCGTACGTAATGTTCGCTAACCGTAACCACGAGATGCTGCTGGTTAAATAATGTTAGCCAACGTTAGCAATCACGTAGCGAATGATGTTAGGTAATGTCATCAGCATGTATCGATGTGTTGTTAGTGTTCGCTAACATTAGCTAGaccaaaatcagtgattttaggaaaaaactgacgtagatttttttacgtgtgtgtgtgtgtgtgtgtggaatcaTATCATGTGTCTGAAGTCACGTAGAGGCTTATCTCTgtgtctaacacacacacacacacacacacacacacacacacacacacactgacttatcttttaaactaaatttagctctgttgaaaaacaaaagtcagaTTAACTTCAATGAAAATGACATGGTCTTgaagaaggtcagaggtcaacccTGAACATCACTGATGCAcatacgtgacacacacacacacacacacacgtaagcaCTCATGCTAGTGTTTATGCTACTGTGTCGCTGTCAGATGTTTAAACATCGACATAAACaaactgagaaaaacaaacagtctcagttttaaacacattattatCAAGTTTGGAACCAGCAGTTAATGTTAATGAGTTAATGACAAACGTTGGACGCTGGCAGCTAATTTGTACGACAACAACAAAGCGAGAGAGCGACAGAGGAAACAGCTGTCGTTCATTTCCACCGTCTTCATTAGAACTTTATTAGCAAACTCTTTGAAAGACAGAAACATTCAGAGCCACAGTTTCCATCGCACATGTCAAACAAAgttttattacatatttaagtgtcttttttaagttgagTGAAAATGGGTTTTTTTGTCCTGTACGATAACGcatgaatttaaaataacaataaaaacctaCACAATAACACTGTGaaagtaaatcaaaataaaacccacaaactatacgagacaaaataaaaatttacAATAGTGAAAATTCTCACATAAATATGACAAATATACAACATTATTTATAGagatgagattagattagattaaggACAGTTGATTCTGAATGGTATGCAGCAGCGAGGGAGAAGTGAAGCTCCCTTCAGTGTTGGAATGCGGCCTGTCCTGCGTCGCCGTGGCGACGGGAAAACTCTGCTGTTGTGTTGAAGAGGATTTGGTTTCTCAGCTCAAGGTAAAGTTCacactttttcacttttaaaccagagtttgtgtcattgagattattattttttaaaaactgtgtgtgtgtgtgtgtgtgtgtgtgtgcttcagtgtgattgacaggtgaggATGGACGCTGCTGTGAGACacagacgaggacgaggacaaggacaaggacaaggacgCTCGTTTCTGCCTGAATTAACGACGACGACCACAAACATCAgcaacaggaacaggaagtggagaTCAGGTGATCAACACAggtgtgtttaagtgttttttgtttggttctCTGGGTGAAGTGTTGTGTTTATGAGtgacctcactgtgtgtgtgtgtgtgtgtgtgtgtgtgtgcagggtgaAGAACGTGGATGAATTCCCTCAGATCAGCTCGAAAGAAGAAATTGCCACGTGAGTTCAGACTTTTACGCTGTTTTTAGAATTAAATGATATTAAATGATATTGAAGTCAAACTCCAGGCTCactgcgccccctgctgtcacacTGATGTCATTGTCTCTCGTGCAGGTTCAGGAACAGCCacaaacagagtgtgtgtgtgaagatgctGCAGGAAGGTTTTCACAGGTGTGTGATTGACATTTACCTTTCATTGATCTGCGGCCTCCaccaatcacagcacagctctctctctctctctctctccccctccctccctccccctctctctctcaggtcgTTCTCTGAGCTCTTCTCTCTGCTTCAGGTGGAGCAACAGAAGAGGGCGGAGTCTGATCCAGGATCAGCTCAGCAGTTTCAGCCAGAGAAACTGGAGACGATGAGGCTTCACCTGTGCCGGGCCGAGCAAGCTGAGCGCagcggtacacacacacacacacacacacacacacacacatgtgtaatgaaaactgataaaaacaaaacaaaacatgctgccTCATTTATGGGATGTATGCCGATTTAAAGAGAGCGTGTCATTTGTTATGGTCAGATGTAAAAAGATGGTCAGGTTGTATGATATACAGGTCTGTATCATGGTTTAATGTAAAAGTGAGgaattttctcaatggggttttgttatttaacattttaaaaaatgagaaTGATGCAGGATTTTCCTCAtactgtttcctgtgtgtgtgtgtgtgtgtgtgtgtgtaggttccTGGTCTGTGGTGTGTGAGCAGCGTCTGGTCCTGGGTCAGTACTTCTCAGCGCCGGAGGACCGGTCCCTGAGTTTGCACTTCCTCCGCAGCTGTGCAGGAGGAGAGCGAGCGGGGAACTGCAGGGCAGCCGCCGAGGCCCGGGCCTGTGTGGCTGAGCTGTACCTGCAGCaaggtggacacacacacacacacacacacacacacacacacacacacacacacacaaaccctacTGAACCCTCATGTCCaccattttcagtttttgttgtaaaaataaacaaaactccattgagaaaatgacTACATTTGGCATTAATCATCTTACATGCGTGTATTTGACATAAATAGACCACCATTTCACATCTTTCCATAACAAACAACATGTTGTCTTTAATTCGGCATAGATCCCCGTGTGTTTGAACCgcttctgtgtgtgcgtgtgttgcagGAGAGCTGGAGCAGGCGAGGCAGCAGGCAGAGCAGTGCCTCAGACAGACTGAAGGGGGCAGCAGCTGGTCGGACTCGACCGGGCGACTCCTGCAGCTGCGGGTGCGCGGGACGTTGTGGAGAATCTACGACCGACTCGCTGACGCTCCACTGGAGGCCCGGAACTACACTGACGCCCTGCGGCTGCTGCACAGGAGCCACCGTGTGGCCACAGAGTGTAGGTGCAGACACTCGTGTTTACctgtttgtttacctgtttgtttacctgtttgtttacctgtttgtttacctgtttGTTTCagctgaggacagacagactgaagCGACAGCTGCGTATCGACTTGGACTGACCTACCAGAGCACAGGAGACCACGACACAGCCAAAGaggtacctgtgtgtgtgtgtgtgtgcgcgcgtgtgtgcgtgtgcgtgtgtgtgtgcgtgttttaaAACAGCTGAACTGTGTGTCCAGTTTTTCAGCACGTGTGCACAGATGTGTGAGTCGCTGCAGGACACAGAGGGACTGGGAAACGCATTCAAGGCTATGGCCAAGTCTATGGAGaggtacaacacacacacacacacacacacacatggagaccaaaacctggtcctaatgaggcagaacctaattttctgaggaactggttcaaGTTTtggactaagatttgaactgtggttatggttaaggtaaacgtgtgtgtgtgtgtgtgtgtgtgtgtgtgtgtgtgtgtgtgtcagtgagggAAACACACAGGAAGCTGTTCAGTGTCTGGAGAAGTTTGTCGAAGTCACTCAAAGAAGTGGAGTGAAACACAACCTGGTGGAcgcctgcatgtgtgtgggcAAATTCTACTACACTAtggtacacacacgcacacacacgcacacacacacacacacacacacacatataataacATCTATGTCAgcttagacagacttttccaacaggaaactgaagtttgtaaaccacttactctgccacaccaaagcccatcgagaaaaacaacaatttaacatcacagcacacaggagttgttgatccactgctgccttcatcactatgttcaaatgtcttattttgtctaaTTCGGCATTCAGAAACCTTCGTttagatttacttcagtgacacaaagtgaccacacgaggcagcagtagaccagcagctcccgagtccccgccagctaaaatcactggttttctctatggggtttggtgtgggagagtgagtggtttacaaacttcagtttcctgttggaaaactctgtctcacagtgaagtTAAgatgtgaacgtgttcttaagaatgtctctctgtgtctgtctgtctgtctgtctgtctctctgtgtctcagggtGAGTACAGCAGAGCGTCTCACTTCTTCCTTCAGTCGTATGAAGTCGCCTGTGAGACAGGAGACGTGTCTCTGCTGCAGAAAGCTCAGGTACGTTGGGATTTAAACGTCATGTGGTGCTTCTCTTAACTGACTCGTCAAATACCGACCGCCTCTGTTCTCGTGTGTGGCTCCGCCCCCCTCAGGTGTGGCTGGCGTGTACTCGTCCTCAGTCTCTGATCAGGGAGTTCAGCACCTGCACAACActgatgtcaaaataaaagcattttttacctcaaatgtttcaaatctgtcttttctttatttcacttttatttcaaaaaagaTTAATGTTCTATTAATTCCTTTAAAATTAATAActgaatttatttattctggttaaaaccataataaataaatacagttattaAGTTTAAATAACtgtattaatataataaaaatataacttaTAATCTAGTTTAGTATTGTGTAGTATAGTAATAGTACAGTACattataatatagtatgt
This Solea solea chromosome 3, fSolSol10.1, whole genome shotgun sequence DNA region includes the following protein-coding sequences:
- the ttc29 gene encoding tetratricopeptide repeat protein 29; translation: MDAAVRHRRGRGQGQGQGRSFLPELTTTTTNISNRNRKWRSGDQHRVKNVDEFPQISSKEEIATFRNSHKQSVCVKMLQEGFHRSFSELFSLLQVEQQKRAESDPGSAQQFQPEKLETMRLHLCRAEQAERSGSWSVVCEQRLVLGQYFSAPEDRSLSLHFLRSCAGGERAGNCRAAAEARACVAELYLQQGELEQARQQAEQCLRQTEGGSSWSDSTGRLLQLRVRGTLWRIYDRLADAPLEARNYTDALRLLHRSHRVATESEDRQTEATAAYRLGLTYQSTGDHDTAKEFFSTCAQMCESLQDTEGLGNAFKAMAKSMESEGNTQEAVQCLEKFVEVTQRSGVKHNLVDACMCVGKFYYTMGEYSRASHFFLQSYEVACETGDVSLLQKAQVWLACTRPQSLIREFSTCTTLMSK